One genomic window of Corallococcus caeni includes the following:
- a CDS encoding FHA domain-containing protein: MWNSIISGPLRPPRKHPRVAGATLVLGRAPDNDVVLPSDPVSRRHARLVATDNGLRVSDLGSRNGTLLNGHSRGRVSRPFSDADVITPGDFVVRLQGDEDSTAPSCASQSHDAAGMDSGAESWAGLVKAAM, encoded by the coding sequence CCGCTGCGCCCTCCGCGCAAGCACCCGCGGGTCGCGGGCGCGACGCTCGTCCTGGGGCGCGCGCCCGACAACGACGTGGTCCTGCCGTCGGACCCTGTGTCCCGGCGGCATGCCCGCCTGGTCGCCACCGACAACGGGCTGCGCGTCAGCGACCTGGGCAGTCGCAACGGCACGCTGCTCAACGGCCACTCGCGGGGCAGGGTGTCGCGGCCCTTCAGCGACGCGGATGTCATCACCCCTGGCGACTTCGTGGTGCGCCTGCAGGGTGACGAGGACTCCACCGCGCCCTCGTGTGCAAGCCAATCTCACGATGCCGCGGGCATGGATTCAGGCGCCGAGAGCTGGGCAGGGCTGGTGAAGGCCGCGATGTAG
- a CDS encoding glycosyltransferase family 2 protein, with product MSTLFHTMPEGGQAAESAGELAERIAALRAEPSEANARELAVLTERLRRLVPPANTPLSPLLAAARLAVPFDFSVPPSHRASGGQWVTAAKRAFVLGLRPLHVELLKPQAAFNQRVLRVLERLEARRDQGTREDLTDWVRGQLDAQGGGRDASAAAARAPHGTLNFVEVGAAGGPRERRKARGFAPVDMAWKLAWRAWRRAMRPVLEPLLERQAEWNARMRETLLSVAAAPGAGTPEPLDATHRVARLVALASPLAQPGLPRGVRASAPLWSEVLRRQSRFNGEAVVALAAILGVRTPPPPVPALEDFHHWCTLRESGDIHAAREAVARLPRRPRLSLLVATAGACPAHLRECLASVEAQVYPEWELVLVGPEDGPALPEPWASSRRQPRIRRVTLSGPTDFARALRVGLQAASGDFVGVLGAEDTLAPHALAKVALALGATPGLDVVYGDEDRLDTRGRRTAPFFKPDWSPDLLRSVDYLGRGVLARRSLVESVGGFREGFPGAEEYDLFLRLSEATERIGHVPHLLYHRRLGAVGQVSQEGRRALSAHLARRGEDAEVTVPGPGRYRVRYAVRGTPKVSIIVPFKDRPDLLKTLTDTLLERTTYPHFELVLVSNNSVRPETFALLDTLNDPRVVKRTWDFPFNYPAINNWAAGQATGELLLFLNNDMEVVDPGWLTELVSQAQRPEVGAVGAKLLFPEGTVQHAGIVVGMTGMAGHPFWRLPDGPIVTPFGHTEWVRNWLSVTSACVMIRRPLFDALGGFDERFLLCGSDVDLGLRLHTRGLRVVCTPFARVVHHESASRRTDAIPEPDYWRSFTSYRPWLLKGDPYYNPNLTLLSGDCDLRRHPEDGEALAVRTLAHEVPSARRPPT from the coding sequence GTGAGTACCTTGTTCCACACCATGCCCGAGGGGGGGCAGGCCGCGGAGTCCGCCGGGGAGCTCGCCGAGCGCATCGCCGCCCTGCGCGCGGAGCCCTCCGAGGCCAACGCCCGGGAGCTCGCGGTGCTGACGGAGCGGCTGCGCCGGCTGGTGCCTCCGGCCAACACGCCCCTGTCGCCGCTGCTGGCCGCGGCGAGGCTCGCCGTCCCGTTCGACTTCTCCGTGCCGCCGTCGCACCGGGCGTCGGGAGGCCAGTGGGTGACGGCCGCCAAGCGCGCCTTCGTCCTGGGCCTGCGCCCGCTGCACGTCGAACTGCTCAAGCCCCAGGCCGCCTTCAACCAGCGCGTGCTGCGCGTGCTGGAGCGGCTGGAGGCCCGGCGCGACCAGGGCACCCGTGAGGACCTGACGGACTGGGTCCGGGGGCAGCTGGACGCGCAGGGGGGCGGCAGGGACGCCTCAGCGGCTGCCGCGCGTGCTCCTCACGGCACGCTGAACTTCGTGGAGGTCGGGGCCGCGGGTGGACCGCGCGAGCGGCGCAAGGCGCGCGGCTTCGCTCCCGTGGACATGGCCTGGAAGCTGGCGTGGCGCGCGTGGCGCCGGGCGATGCGGCCCGTGCTGGAGCCGCTGCTCGAGCGCCAGGCGGAGTGGAACGCGCGGATGCGCGAGACCCTGCTGTCCGTCGCCGCCGCGCCGGGTGCCGGCACTCCGGAGCCGCTGGACGCCACGCACCGGGTGGCGCGGCTCGTGGCGCTGGCGTCTCCGCTGGCCCAGCCGGGGCTGCCCCGGGGCGTCCGGGCCTCCGCACCGCTGTGGAGCGAAGTGCTGCGCCGGCAGTCCCGCTTCAACGGTGAGGCGGTGGTGGCGCTGGCCGCCATCCTCGGCGTGCGTACGCCGCCCCCGCCCGTGCCCGCGCTGGAGGACTTCCACCACTGGTGCACGCTGCGCGAGTCCGGAGACATCCACGCCGCCCGCGAGGCCGTGGCTCGGCTGCCGCGCCGTCCCCGGCTGTCCCTCCTCGTCGCCACCGCGGGGGCCTGTCCCGCGCACCTGCGCGAGTGCCTCGCGTCGGTGGAGGCGCAGGTGTACCCGGAGTGGGAGCTGGTGCTCGTGGGGCCGGAGGACGGGCCCGCGCTGCCCGAGCCCTGGGCCTCGTCGCGCCGTCAGCCGCGCATCCGCCGGGTGACGCTCTCCGGGCCCACCGACTTCGCCCGCGCGCTGCGCGTGGGCCTCCAGGCCGCCAGTGGTGACTTCGTGGGTGTGCTGGGCGCGGAGGACACGCTCGCCCCCCATGCCCTGGCGAAGGTGGCGCTGGCCCTGGGCGCGACCCCGGGCCTGGACGTCGTCTACGGCGACGAGGACCGGCTGGACACGCGAGGGCGCCGCACGGCCCCCTTCTTCAAGCCGGACTGGTCCCCGGACCTGCTGCGCTCGGTGGACTACCTGGGCCGGGGGGTGCTCGCGCGCCGCTCGCTGGTGGAGTCCGTGGGCGGCTTCCGCGAGGGCTTCCCGGGCGCCGAGGAGTACGACCTCTTCCTGCGCCTCAGCGAGGCGACGGAGCGCATCGGCCACGTGCCGCACCTGCTCTACCACCGGCGCCTGGGCGCCGTGGGACAGGTGTCGCAGGAGGGCCGCCGCGCGCTCTCCGCGCACCTGGCGCGCCGGGGCGAGGACGCCGAGGTGACGGTGCCAGGGCCCGGCCGCTACCGCGTGCGCTACGCCGTCCGGGGCACCCCGAAGGTGTCCATCATCGTCCCGTTCAAGGACCGGCCGGACCTCCTGAAGACGCTCACGGACACGCTGCTGGAGCGCACGACGTACCCGCACTTCGAGCTGGTGCTCGTGTCCAACAACAGCGTCCGCCCGGAGACCTTCGCGCTCCTGGACACGCTGAACGACCCGCGCGTGGTGAAGCGCACCTGGGACTTCCCCTTCAACTACCCGGCCATCAACAACTGGGCGGCGGGGCAGGCTACGGGCGAGCTGCTGCTGTTCCTCAACAACGACATGGAAGTGGTGGACCCCGGCTGGCTCACGGAGCTGGTGTCCCAGGCGCAGCGCCCGGAGGTGGGCGCGGTGGGCGCGAAGCTCCTCTTCCCCGAGGGCACCGTGCAGCACGCGGGCATCGTCGTGGGAATGACGGGCATGGCGGGCCACCCCTTCTGGCGCCTGCCGGACGGGCCCATCGTCACGCCCTTCGGCCACACGGAGTGGGTGCGCAACTGGCTGTCCGTCACCAGCGCGTGCGTGATGATCCGCCGGCCCCTCTTTGACGCGCTGGGCGGCTTCGACGAGCGCTTCCTGCTGTGCGGCAGCGACGTGGACCTGGGCCTGCGGCTGCACACCCGGGGCCTGCGCGTGGTGTGCACGCCGTTCGCGCGCGTGGTGCACCATGAGTCCGCCAGCCGCCGCACGGACGCCATTCCAGAGCCGGACTACTGGCGCTCCTTCACGTCGTACCGGCCGTGGCTGCTCAAGGGCGACCCCTACTACAACCCCAACCTCACCCTCCTGTCGGGGGACTGCGACCTGCGCCGCCACCCCGAGGACGGCGAGGCGCTGGCGGTGCGCACGCTGGCCCACGAAGTGCCCAGCGCACGGCGCCCGCCAACGTGA
- a CDS encoding response regulator, with amino-acid sequence MPTRMLIVEDEASLRWALNRYFTLRGYEVICAENIAEALETVSVAKTPFHVVLTDLHFEGRSCEDGLELVKCLKPLMPQLRFILLTASLEEDLRERARTAGVDVALVKPQRLPTLESYIAAFTSPAQLSAPESMPAAS; translated from the coding sequence ATGCCGACGCGAATGTTGATTGTGGAGGACGAGGCATCTCTGCGCTGGGCGCTCAACCGGTACTTCACCCTTCGCGGCTATGAGGTCATCTGCGCGGAGAACATCGCCGAGGCCCTGGAAACTGTCTCCGTCGCGAAGACTCCCTTCCATGTCGTCCTGACCGACCTTCACTTCGAGGGTCGGTCCTGCGAGGACGGCCTGGAACTGGTGAAGTGCCTGAAGCCTCTCATGCCCCAGCTGCGCTTCATCTTGTTGACGGCCTCCCTGGAGGAAGACCTCCGCGAGCGCGCCCGCACCGCGGGTGTGGACGTCGCCCTCGTGAAGCCCCAGCGCCTTCCCACGCTGGAAAGCTACATCGCGGCCTTCACCAGCCCTGCCCAGCTCTCGGCGCCTGAATCCATGCCCGCGGCATCGTGA
- a CDS encoding ABC transporter permease — MIRNFRELYSYRGLLLSLVQRELKARYRGSVLGFFWTFLNPTLHMLVYALLFGVFMKNQIPHYAYFMFVGLLPWIWFSTSVSAGASAISDRRDLMTKVRFPAQVLPATVVATNFCNFIFSLPLMVVLGLIFGVVPTWHMVLFPVVVLIQMCFTFAVVYAVSAFNVTFRDLQHIVMNLMTLWFFMTPVLYKLSTIPEEYRRVLQVLNPMSILITSYQAIFYEHRLPDAVPLVSLLGVSIVLLWGATQIFESRREEFAESI; from the coding sequence ATGATTCGCAACTTCCGGGAACTCTATTCGTACCGGGGGCTCCTCCTCAGCCTGGTGCAGCGCGAGCTGAAGGCGCGCTATCGCGGCTCGGTGCTGGGCTTCTTCTGGACGTTCCTGAACCCCACCCTGCACATGCTGGTCTACGCGCTGCTGTTCGGCGTGTTCATGAAGAACCAGATTCCGCACTACGCCTACTTCATGTTCGTGGGCCTGCTGCCGTGGATCTGGTTCTCCACGTCGGTGTCCGCCGGCGCCAGCGCCATCAGCGACCGGCGCGACCTGATGACCAAGGTGCGCTTCCCGGCCCAGGTGCTGCCGGCGACGGTGGTGGCCACCAACTTCTGCAACTTCATCTTCTCCCTGCCGCTGATGGTGGTGCTGGGGCTCATCTTCGGCGTGGTGCCGACCTGGCACATGGTGCTGTTCCCCGTGGTGGTGCTGATCCAGATGTGCTTCACCTTCGCGGTGGTGTACGCGGTCAGCGCCTTCAACGTGACGTTCCGGGACCTGCAGCACATCGTGATGAACCTGATGACGCTGTGGTTCTTCATGACGCCGGTGCTCTACAAGCTGTCCACCATCCCGGAGGAGTACCGGCGCGTGCTGCAGGTGCTCAATCCGATGTCCATCCTCATCACCTCGTACCAGGCCATCTTCTACGAGCACCGTCTGCCGGACGCGGTGCCGCTCGTGTCGCTCCTGGGCGTCTCCATCGTGCTGCTGTGGGGTGCCACGCAGATCTTCGAGAGCCGCCGCGAGGAGTTCGCGGAGTCCATCTAG
- a CDS encoding ABC transporter ATP-binding protein produces MVQSPTEDAIVIQDVVKNFRKKTIRGEYTTFKSELVRWLRGQRHASQQGRFIESLRGVNLRIPKGQTVAILGRNGSGKSTLLKLITGIYSPTSGSIQVNGRISALLDLGAGFHPDFSGRENILINGIILGMSRTEVRAKMDDIIAFSELGEFIDEPVRTYSSGMYMRLAFSVATHVDPDILIIDEILAVGDEHFSKKSLAKMTEFKRLGKTIVLVTHDMSTVERWCDQAAWLDGGRIRRVGTPAEIAAEYRQAVSLAEARSTVFTPPALTEGGGALPSLSEGAVVRDEPPASPPVAVSRVWLSGPRGEELGLVTTETRAEVCIDYVARESVEDVEFVLTLSTADGAVLYVTSTRTDRVPLPTPLPPQGRLRFVLPRLGLLGGSYVLSVELKTGNNANPEPGREARCTFSVSTEHDDRGVFRPEHSWVVEEAPAAPVQAVSVSKHAAAS; encoded by the coding sequence ATGGTCCAGTCACCGACCGAGGACGCCATCGTCATCCAGGACGTGGTGAAGAACTTCCGGAAGAAGACCATCCGGGGGGAATACACCACGTTCAAGTCGGAGCTCGTGCGCTGGCTGCGAGGGCAGCGGCACGCGTCCCAGCAGGGGCGCTTCATCGAGTCCCTGCGCGGCGTCAACCTGCGCATCCCCAAGGGCCAGACGGTGGCCATCCTGGGGCGCAACGGCTCTGGCAAGAGCACGCTGCTGAAGCTCATCACCGGCATCTATTCGCCCACGTCCGGCAGCATCCAGGTGAACGGGCGCATCTCCGCGCTGCTGGACCTGGGGGCGGGCTTCCACCCGGACTTCTCCGGCCGGGAGAACATCCTCATCAACGGCATCATCCTCGGCATGTCCCGGACCGAGGTGCGCGCGAAGATGGACGACATCATCGCGTTCAGCGAGCTGGGGGAGTTCATCGACGAGCCGGTGCGCACGTACTCCAGCGGCATGTACATGCGCCTGGCGTTCTCCGTGGCCACGCACGTGGACCCGGACATCCTCATCATCGATGAGATCCTCGCCGTCGGCGACGAGCACTTCAGCAAGAAGAGCCTCGCGAAGATGACGGAGTTCAAGCGGCTGGGGAAGACCATCGTCCTGGTCACGCACGACATGTCCACCGTGGAGCGCTGGTGCGACCAGGCGGCGTGGCTGGACGGCGGGCGGATCCGCCGCGTAGGCACTCCGGCCGAAATCGCCGCCGAGTACCGGCAGGCGGTGTCGCTCGCGGAGGCGCGCTCCACGGTGTTCACCCCGCCGGCCCTGACTGAAGGGGGCGGGGCGCTGCCGTCGCTGTCGGAGGGCGCGGTGGTGCGGGACGAGCCGCCGGCGTCGCCGCCCGTCGCTGTGTCGCGGGTGTGGCTGAGCGGGCCGCGCGGGGAGGAGCTGGGGCTCGTCACCACGGAGACGCGCGCGGAGGTCTGCATCGACTACGTGGCGCGCGAGTCAGTGGAGGACGTGGAGTTCGTCCTCACGCTGTCCACCGCGGACGGGGCGGTGCTGTACGTGACGAGTACTCGGACGGACCGGGTGCCGCTGCCGACGCCGCTGCCGCCGCAGGGCCGGCTGCGCTTCGTGCTTCCCCGGCTGGGGCTGCTGGGTGGCTCCTACGTGCTGAGCGTGGAGCTGAAGACGGGCAACAACGCGAATCCGGAGCCGGGCCGGGAAGCGCGCTGCACCTTCTCCGTGTCCACGGAGCACGACGACCGGGGCGTCTTCCGGCCGGAGCATTCCTGGGTGGTGGAGGAGGCTCCGGCCGCTCCCGTCCAGGCGGTCTCCGTGTCCAAGCATGCCGCGGCCTCCTGA